The following coding sequences lie in one Spinacia oleracea cultivar Varoflay chromosome 1, BTI_SOV_V1, whole genome shotgun sequence genomic window:
- the LOC110800197 gene encoding F-box/kelch-repeat protein At3g06240-like codes for MFPEEIVVDILLRLPAKSIGRFRCVSKPWKSLLSEPQFIKAHLNRIKQHPTTEESIICRHFYALYSTRLNNAHHLFDEIKGFATKLNLDGHCFDLFDFQFASCDGLILVRDVEIKLLLINPTTREVKPLPEIDPLLSPVIFGIGYDSVNDDYKVVIAGISDEGLIFFIYSVKNGSWKRVEKNVPFDHNASFFSTGVFVNGYIHWVAYKKDVSIIAAFNVAEEKFCELPLPSIADIKKYSIDDYDPEKGELVFHILVELGGCLSGFPYRIPTNVWMMKEYGVQESWTFIPINDSDSGFRPLSLLGKEQMVMLMNDEKLVMYNLEKGTFKDITVQGIPSDFSVGMSFIETLVSPHCNNEAM; via the coding sequence ATGTTTCCTGAAGAGATTGTAGTTGACATACTCTTAAGGCTTCCTGCTAAATCCATTGGTCGATTTCGTTGCGTATCAAAGCCATGGAAATCTCTCCTTTCCGAACCCCAGTTCATCAAAGCCCACCTCAATCGAATCAAACAACACCCAACAACTGAAGAATCAATCATCTGCCGTCATTTCTATGCGCTGTATTCTACCCGGTTGAACAATGCCCACCACCTGTTCGACGAAATAAAGGGTTTTGCTACCAAGCTAAATTTAGATGGTCACTGCTTTGATCTATTCGATTTTCAATTCGCGTCTTGTGATGGGTTGATCTTAGTGAGGGATGTGGAAATCAAGCTTCTGCTAATTAACCCAACAACAAGGGAGGTTAAGCCATTGCCAGAGATAGACCCGTTGCTTTCTCCCGTCATTTTTGGAATTGGATATGATTCGGTTAATGATGATTATAAGGTTGTTATTGCTGGAATTTCGGATGAAGGTCTGATTTTCTTTATCTATTCTGTTAAAAATGGTAGTTGGAAGAGAGTTGAGAAGAATGTCCCCTTTGACCATAATGCTTCTTTTTTTAGCACGGGGGTTTTTGTTAATGGGTATATCCATTGGGTAGCTTATAAGAAAGATGTGTCTATTATTGCTGCTTTTAATGTCGCTGAAGAAAAGTTTTGCGAATTGCCACTTCCTAGTATAGCTGACATTAAGAAGTATTCAATTGATGATTATGATCCTGAAAAAGGGGAATTAGTGTTTCATATACTGGTTGAGCTTGGAGGGTGTCTTTCTGGGTTTCCTTACCGCATACCAACTAATGTGTGGATGATGAAAGAATATGGAGTCCAAGAATCTTGGACTTTTATCCCTATCAATGACTCTGACTCGGGGTTTAGGCCTCTATCTTTGTTGGGGAAGGAACAAATGGTGATGCTGATGAATGATGAGAAACTAGTGATGTACAATTTGGAAAAAGGTACTTTTAAAGATATCACAGTTCAAGGGATTCCAAGTGATTTTTCTGTTGGAATGAGCTTCATCGAGACCCTTGTCTCGCCTCATTGCAATAACGAAGCTATGTGA